CCTTTCAGATATTCGCGGTCGGTTTCATCACGGTAGCAGGCGACGGTCTGGAGCTGCTCTTTGGCGGCAAACTCTATTTTTTGCTGACCTTGCAGATAATAGTGCACTTCGAAATAGCGGCGATTACCGACAAACAGCGCATCGGTAGTGCTATTGCTTTCCACACGATAGGAGAGCGAATCGCCGATGGAGTGAGCGACGCCGGGCCGAATATTGTCGAGGTTATTGATGGCTTCCACGCAGCGCTGCCATTTACGTCCGCTGTGATAAACCTGCTTAAACTGTTCTAAATTATCGAGAATTCTCATTTTTCAGCCTCGCTGTGTGAATCGGAGGAAAAGAAACCGGCGTCAAAGCTATGATTCGCCAGCCTCTGCGAGGAAGCGCATCCGCCTTCCAGCGGCAGCAACGTGAAGCCATAGTTGAACGGTTTGAGCCAGACGCGCCAGCTATCCAGCACCTCGCTGCCCCAGGAGTTAGAGCCCAGTCCGAGCAGTTGGGCGTCGATATTCAGGGTGATGTCATCGCTGCGGCGCAGTTCGTTGCAGTGCTGCGCGGCATGCAAATTCTCAGCCGTATAGTGCCAGGCGCTGACGTTGAGCGGGTTACGCGGCACCACCATCAGGCCGCTGCCGTGGCGGTCGGTAAAAGAGGCCCAGCGCACATGCTGGCGGTTGCCATTGTTCTGCGGGAACGGGTAGTTCACGAACATGTCGTCGACGGTGGTGCGCCAGACGTCAATGATGTTGCTTTGCTGGCTGTCGGCGTAGTTTTCGCCCGGCCCGCGACCATAATAATTGACCTGCTCAAACTGACCGTTAATGCCGAGCATAAAGCCGATGCACGGTACGATATGCGGGTAATCACCGTAGCGTTCGCCTTCAAGCTCAACGTTGATATGGCCCTGCGGAGTGACCTGCCAGCGATAGGTACAGCGCATGCCGAAATCGAAAACCGGCGGGGCGATGATGCTGCGGGTGGTGATAATCACCGTATCGCCGTGCTGCTCGGCGCTGAATTCACGCAGATGCTCCTGCATAATTTGCAGATGATTTGGCTGCCACAGCCCTTCGTATTCCTGCTTATGGTTATCAATCATCGGCTTGAAGAAGTTAATCTTCGGCTCGCGGGTCACCTGGTCGATGCCGTTCACCTGCCATTCGCTGAGCTTGCCGCTGACTTTCGAGAACACCACGCGGAAGTTGTGCCCGGTGATGCTGTAGCTCAGACGTTCATCGGCAATGTGCAGCGGGGTGGCGCTGGCGTTAATCAGCGGTGTTTTTGCTGCGGTCTGCTCTTTAAGCTGGAACTGGTAGACGGCGATTGGGTGGTTGGCTTCGCTGTACGGCGTACGGGAATCTTTGGTCACCATGATGTTGACGAAGGTTTCGCGATCGTCGAGCGCCGGCAGGTCGATTTTGATATCGCGACTGCTGTTTGCCACAAGCCCCGGAACCTTAAGCTGCTGGGTTGCCAGCGTTGACCCTTCGGCACGCACTTCAACGCGCAGAGTGTAGTCATCCAGCGTGGAGAACCAGAGCTTATTATCGACGCGCAGCTCGCCCCGGGTGATGTCGGTCGCCTGGACTTTTACCGGTGCGATAACCTGTTTGTACTCTCTGAGCCCCGGACCTGGGGTCTGATCAGAGAAAATCAGCCCGTCGAGACAGAAGTTATAGTTATTAGGATAGTCGCCATAGTCGCCGCCGAATTTGTACCATACCGTGCCGTTGTCATCGGTGGCCTGGATACCGTGATCGCACCACTCCCACACGTAGTGGCCCTGAATGCTGTCGTGCTGATAGAACACGTTCTGATATTCGCTCAGTCCGCCGGGACCGTTGCCCATCGCATGGGCGTATTCGCAGATAATGCGTGGTTTTTCATGCGGATGCTCGCCAAATTCGTTCATCAGCGGCACGCGGGTATACATGGTGGAGATGATATCCACCACTTCGGCGTCGCGATCCTCTTCGTAGTGCACCAGACGCGTATCATCCAGCGCTTTGGTAGCGTGGTACATCGCGCGGATGTTGCAGCCATAGCCGGATTCGTTGCCCAGCGACCAGATGATGATGGACGGATGGTTTTTCTGCGCGTGAACGTGGCGCACGATACGCTCGACGTAAACGTGCTCCCATGACGGGTCGTCGGTGATGGCGCTCAGGTTGCCGACGTTAGCGAAGCCGTGGGATTCGACATCGGTTTCCGCCATCACGAACAGGCCGTAAATGTCGCACATCTCATAGAAACGCGGGTCGTTCGGATAGTGGGCGGTACGCACCGAGTTAATATTGTGCTGCTTCATCAGCAGCAGATCTTTCTCCACGCGGTCCATTCCCACAGCGCGGCCTTTCAGATGGTCGTTATCGTGGCGGTTAACCCCGTGCAGCATCACGTAGCGGTTGTTGATATAAAACAGGCCATCGCGCACTTTGATATCGCGAAAACCAACGCGCTGCGGGATAACTTCGATAATCTCCCCGGCGGCGTTTTTCAACGTCATCACCAGGTGATAGAGGTACGGGTTTTCTGCTGACCACTGCTGCGGCGCTTTCACATCGATAGCAAAATCAACGTTCAGCTGTTGGTTGACGGTCAGGCGCTGGGTTGTGCCTTCATACAGCGCTTTTTCACCGTCGAACAGTACATATTCCAGCGTGACTTCGCCCGCCTGGGCGGCGAGATTTTCCAGCACCAACTGGCAGGAGAGGGTGGCGTCGAGATAGTCGTCGTTAAAGTCGGTACGCAGGGTGAAATCCTGCACATGCAGCGGATTTTTCCCGACAAGATAGACGTCGCGGAAAATACCCGCCGACCACCACATATCCTGGTCTTCGATATAGGTGGAGTCGGCCCACTGCATCACGCGCACGCACAGCAGGTTGTCGCCGGTTGTCACCGCGTGACTGATATCGAACTCTGCCGTCAGGCGGCTGCCTTTACTAAAACCAATGTACTGGCCGTTAACGTAGACTTCGAAATAGGTTTCGACGCCATCAAATTTAATAATGGTCTGCTGATCCTGCCAGCCGTCGCTGAGGGTAAAGATACGCTGATAGGCGCCGGTCGGGTTATCGGTCGGAACGTACGGTACGTCAATCGGGAAGGGAAAACCTTCATCGGTATATTGCAGCTGGCCGTGGCCTTCCATCTGCCACATTCCCGGCACGGTGATCGGCCCCCAGTCACTAAGATATTGTGAGGTGAACGTTTCCGGTACCAGCAGCGGGTTGGTGAAGAAGCGGAAGTTCCATTGTCCGCTGAGGGACAAAAAGCGGCTGCTGGTTTCACGAGCGAAGGTACGCGCCTGAGCCTGCGAATCGTAAGAGAAGAAATAGGCCCGCGGCGGCAGCCTGTTTTCATGAGTGAGTTGAAGATTTTCCCAGCGATTCATATCGCCTCCCTGAACGGACTAAATGGATATGGTGTATTTTAGTAAAACTTTTACTAAATAAAACCACCGGAGGCGATTTACTTTAACTCGATCACAAAATGAGCGTCGTCTGGTTGGGGGAATAGAAAAATCCCGGGTTGCGGCGTAAACGCCTTACCCGGGCTACCGTTTTGCAGACGGCGGTGAACCCGTAGCCCGGGCAAGGCGCGTGAA
This Klebsiella sp. RHBSTW-00484 DNA region includes the following protein-coding sequences:
- a CDS encoding beta-galactosidase subunit beta gives rise to the protein MRILDNLEQFKQVYHSGRKWQRCVEAINNLDNIRPGVAHSIGDSLSYRVESNSTTDALFVGNRRYFEVHYYLQGQQKIEFAAKEQLQTVACYRDETDREYLKGLGETVQVHEGQMVICDTDEAYRFICDSPVKKVVLKVTIEDGYFLNK
- the ebgA gene encoding beta-galactosidase subunit alpha, translated to MNRWENLQLTHENRLPPRAYFFSYDSQAQARTFARETSSRFLSLSGQWNFRFFTNPLLVPETFTSQYLSDWGPITVPGMWQMEGHGQLQYTDEGFPFPIDVPYVPTDNPTGAYQRIFTLSDGWQDQQTIIKFDGVETYFEVYVNGQYIGFSKGSRLTAEFDISHAVTTGDNLLCVRVMQWADSTYIEDQDMWWSAGIFRDVYLVGKNPLHVQDFTLRTDFNDDYLDATLSCQLVLENLAAQAGEVTLEYVLFDGEKALYEGTTQRLTVNQQLNVDFAIDVKAPQQWSAENPYLYHLVMTLKNAAGEIIEVIPQRVGFRDIKVRDGLFYINNRYVMLHGVNRHDNDHLKGRAVGMDRVEKDLLLMKQHNINSVRTAHYPNDPRFYEMCDIYGLFVMAETDVESHGFANVGNLSAITDDPSWEHVYVERIVRHVHAQKNHPSIIIWSLGNESGYGCNIRAMYHATKALDDTRLVHYEEDRDAEVVDIISTMYTRVPLMNEFGEHPHEKPRIICEYAHAMGNGPGGLSEYQNVFYQHDSIQGHYVWEWCDHGIQATDDNGTVWYKFGGDYGDYPNNYNFCLDGLIFSDQTPGPGLREYKQVIAPVKVQATDITRGELRVDNKLWFSTLDDYTLRVEVRAEGSTLATQQLKVPGLVANSSRDIKIDLPALDDRETFVNIMVTKDSRTPYSEANHPIAVYQFQLKEQTAAKTPLINASATPLHIADERLSYSITGHNFRVVFSKVSGKLSEWQVNGIDQVTREPKINFFKPMIDNHKQEYEGLWQPNHLQIMQEHLREFSAEQHGDTVIITTRSIIAPPVFDFGMRCTYRWQVTPQGHINVELEGERYGDYPHIVPCIGFMLGINGQFEQVNYYGRGPGENYADSQQSNIIDVWRTTVDDMFVNYPFPQNNGNRQHVRWASFTDRHGSGLMVVPRNPLNVSAWHYTAENLHAAQHCNELRRSDDITLNIDAQLLGLGSNSWGSEVLDSWRVWLKPFNYGFTLLPLEGGCASSQRLANHSFDAGFFSSDSHSEAEK